The genomic window ATATTGGGCAGTGACAGCAAGGCTGAACTAGTCCAACTAGAAGACCAGAAGATCCTCATATAGTCATAGATTCAAAATGGTAATAGGCAGTTTAAACAGGACTGGGTTAGTAAACAAGGATACTATTCAATCctcttaggtaaaaaaaaaatgtttgatacATTGATGTAAGAGATCAATCAATGTTCTGTTAGTCTTACAGAGCCCCAATCCCACTGATATGGTTatgcctgctcagcaaatcaatGGTCACACTGGTGTCTTGTCTCGGCCACTGATAGACTAAGTGAGCAGGTCCTTCTGCCCACACTGATATAAGAAAGTGCTGAGCAGCAGGACTGAGCTTGATGAAAACAACAGCGACAGGGAATGTTACAGCAGGCTGACCATAATAGATAGGAATATTCCTTTAACACAAGAAGATCTGACAGCAGTTAAGTCCTATGGTGGCCCCAAGACAGGATTTAGATTCATAAGTTCCCTCAGGACCTACTAAACAGGAAACTTAAGATTGGTTGTATCATATAGAATATAGGGTTTTTAAAGGATTATAAAACAAAACTGAACTTGCATTGCATTCATGGCAAAAAATCTTTCTGCACAACCATGAACTTCTATCACAGACAATGAGGCCCCAGCTTTCTTCTGGTTTGTCTAGTGAGGTCCAAGCTCCACTTCTCTCTGTTAGGTGAGGCCtcagtagaaaaagtttaagaAGTTCTGGTCTTAAGGAATGGGGAATAATGTAAACCCATCTTCAACCATTATTTTCTACACAGATTAGCCATTGGTCTACTAGCCCTCTCCTCAGTGACCGAAGAAAGTTCCCCTCCTTCTTCAGGACTATTCCAAGTGATGTTTTCCAGGCCAAAGGACTTGCTCAACTGGTTTTGCAGTTTGGATGGACTTGGATAGGACTTCTGGCTGTGGACAATGACTATGGCCAACAAGGGATACAACTTGTCAGACAAGAGATCATAAAGGCTGGAGCATGTGTGGCCTTCACAGAAACCGTGATCTTAAGTAGAGGCGATCGCAATGCTCCACACATTGTTAGTGTAATGAAAGAATCTTCAGCCAGGGTACTAGTTGTCTTCTCCAAGGACATTGACATATTTCCAATATTAGTGGAGATGGTTAGACAAGACGTTAACCAAAGGCTATTTGTTGTCAGTGAAACCATGTCAACCTCTAAGTTCTTCCAGGGGATCAACACAAAGCTTGTTCTGGGCACGATTGGTCTGGCTGTAAGCAGTGGGACGATTCCTGGATTTAAAGATTTCCTAAACAATGTTCATCCATCCATGCCTTCGGGAGGAACATGGGCAAAACTTCTATGGGAAAAAACTTTTAATTGTGAATTTATTCATCAGAATAACATCACAAGTTCTTTATCTTCTCCAGTAACACCATGTACAGGATCAGAAGACCTGAAGGACATAACAAACAGCTACAACAATGTTGACCACTTAAGAGTCACATACAATGTCTACATAGCAATAAAGATCATCGCCATGGCCTTAAAAGACCTAAGATCCTGTCAAAGTATTGAATACAGTCTTCACCCAACATGTGCTGATATTTCCAAGTTTGAACATTGGAAGGTATTTTATATTTCCGACACAAATTGTAGAAGAAGATATTTAAAGATCTTAATGGGGTATTTCCATCTGGGGTAGTTATGTCCTATCCACAGCATTTAGCTCCACAGACAATGAAAGGAGTCGTCATTAAGCTAAATATATTTGAAGTAAGATCAACACCctagagtgaaaaaaaaaaacaggaattgCCCCAACTATGTGGAAAAATAAGCTGTTTCTGGGTAAACAAAGGAGATTGTCCGGGGGGAAAGCCCAAGTGTTTACTAACCCCCTGTGCGAGAACAATATTTATACGGTCCTGAAAGACCTCCAATACTGTCATGTCAAAAGTAGAATGCAAAGCAAAGGCCCTTACCATTCACATATATGATTATTGGATTTAAAGATAGAGAGCAAACTAAGGCTGATCTGATGGGAACTGAAGTTCCATTTTTTCCTTGTATGCTTCCTAAAGGGTGTGAAGTGTTAGGCCACCTTCCTATCATTTGAAAAATCTCTTCTCCACTCTCTACCGAACCTCATATACGAGCCCATCATTTCAGGCCTCCACTAGGTTGTTGACAGCCTATATATTTGGCTCCCCGAAATCTTCATTTATGTTGATCTCCTAATCCttgtctataaatattgctttcaCAGCTTCTACGCTACATAAAGCGGGCAAGGCTCACACTGAGTAGTGGTCAGGAATTCTACTTTGATAAGAATGGAGACCCACCTGCAGTTTACGACATAGTCAACTGGCAACTTGCCCCAGACGATACCATAAAACACGTCAAGATTGGAAGCTATGACACCACAAGGTCTTTTGATCAAGTTTTCCATATAAACACAAGTATCATCCAATGGCCTGCAGGAGAACAGATGGTAAGACTATTAGAAAGCACTTTTCACTccttaaggacacatgacgtaccAGTATGCCAATGGATCCTTAGAGGGATACAGAGAAGGGTCACAACATGACCCCTACACTGTAACACACCGCTCCTGGCTGCTATGGCCACACCAGCTTATTAACCAATTTAGTCAAACTGGCAGAGGCATTTAAATGCTGTTGACTATCCCCAGTGATCTAGTGGTGGGATTGCCCCCAGTGATGACATCACGACAGGGCGATCCATCATAATTGCCTGGCCTTAGCAaagcaatggcgctgatcccgacacAGCAATcatttactatgggctccagcagcccatagggCCGATTGCACAGATCAATAAGCAATCAGTGCTTGGCTTATAGAAGTCACCTATAGGACTACAAATTAAATAagtttacaataataataataaaaaaaatatatacttgaaAACGTGCAGAATCGCCCAAACtaacaaattatcacatttccgaTCTTGcgcggtaaatggtgtaagcacaaaaacaTGCCAAGTGAGTTTTGGCCACATCAAATTtgaaaaattagaataaaacgtgattaaaaaaaaaaagttgaatataTGCAAGTGTGGTACAAATAAAACGtacagatcatgatgcaaaaaatgacacctgaaatGGCCCCATAGACGAAGAGGTCAGAGATACCACAATACCACACAAAAGCACAAAATATTAGCCCCGAAAATATTTTTTCCCGGGTTCAAATTTTATGgaaattttatagaaaaattaagtcattgcaatcattgcaaagtacaattggtgccgcaaaaaataagggattaCGTGGGTCTGTGGGTGAAAAATCCAAGAGCTGTGGCCTgttagaaggaaaaaacaaaaacaaaaatgataATTAGCCCGGCCCTGGATTAAAGTATCATACAGTTTTTATTCCTTTATCCTTTATGGTGGCTTATAAAAATCTTTAAAAGATGTATGGTATCTTTTTTGGGCTGTGTGGCATGGGGAAGGATATCTTATAGAGAAggctacttttttttatttatttccagtTCTTGTTCCCCCAGGTTCCTCGCTCGGTCTGCAGTGAGAGTTGTCCTCCAGGTTTCAGGAAGGCGACAAGAAGAGGACAACCTGTCTGCTGTTTTCAATGTGTTCCATGTCCTCAAGGAGAAATCTCCAACCAAACAGGCAAGACACTGTTCATCTTCTATACAGTAGAATTagactgcattcacatgtccgcaaTTATGCACTAGCTAAGTATCATACATTTGAATGGGCCAGTTTTCACGTTACAGTACGTACACGTTATTGGGTCACGATCCAGCTCTATTTTTCTATGAATAAGTCCATGCAATTGAGGACAACTACTGATTCACTTCTGCAGTACTGTCTGTAGCTATCGGTCTGTAGACACGGACAGCACTATGGACCATTTCAATGTAGCCTAAGTTTCAGAATATAAATTtatagttaaaggagaaatctgaccaagtgttaaaaaatatatattttccagTTTTGGCTGGGGATCATACTTACACTATGCCTGTGGTTGGTTTGAGCCACAAATCCCTACTCTCGGACCCCCACCAAATGCCATTTAGAGAATACTGTTGCTTGCTTAAGTTCCTGTTCCGACACAGAGCCGCACACCGTTCTGTGCCAAcaattcccagcatcctgtgcacCAACAGTCCGTCCACCTTGTCATGCTCACAATTCAGTTTCCTCTCGCCATAGAAAACCGTGAATGAGAGAGGAAACACATACCACAGTGTGTCAgagttttccccactagatgtctcactcttTTCTGCAACTCTTtatatgagcacagctgaagggaatGGGTTATTGTACTGTTTGACCAATCTCAGGTGCAGGTACCATAGATACTTTTCTCCTGTCACAAACTTCCTTTCtttcccctcgagcactttatccatgaataggaggttagacccttATAGGTCACCCTTATATGAgattagttagttcctggtgggaggtcttcctAGTTAGCTATAGTGAGGAGAACACAAGGAGAGAATGTTGCAGCTACTGTTTCCAGctaggcctggcttaggccagggccCTGGAGGTCTTCAGTTAGTTGGTTGGCAATGGAGGAACTAAGACACAGTAAGAGAGATTATCCTGTTGTGAGAAATTTACTCCAGTATGCAATGCTAAACTCAGGGTAGGGTACTAATCCTCTAGGgtacaccttgtccacaccaggtaTCCTTCTCCActattctcaggacagttaccaaagcaaggaactgatccccagtaagacaaagagctgGAAGCTGAACTATCTTACTGACTTGCGCATGGACTGGTGCTCATGTTACCCAACCTGGTACTCTCtgatctggttgggcagaaggcagtcagataccTAGTATCTTCTACACTAATCCCAGCAGCGTAAAGTTCTAGTTTGGACAAGGCCCCTAAGATGGTCCCTACATCTGCACTGAACAAGCTTTACTTCTTTTACTACTCTTCATCTGCTAAGCTCGCTACTGTATTGTCttttattgcactgaagttctctAAGTAGAAGTCACctttggttaagtgctggactagTCATAATTTTCTTGACACAGTCGCACCTACACCTTGTGCTACCCTTTTCAaaactcctggccaccatgacaagtaaaCCAGAAAAAACACCAAGCCCACCTGTTGACCAACACCACTTCAGCATCTCAGGCAACggcagttatataactttggctTTAAGGGAGAACTATAGATTAGAAAAAGATTGGccgaactgcttctttaattacTACATTGTAAATTTATGATTATTGTGGTTTAGATGCTTTGGATTGTCTCAAATGTCCATGGGATCAGTGGCCAAACCTTCAGAAATCTAAATGTCTCCCAAGAACCATAGAATTTCTCTCCTATGAAGACCCATTGGGATCGACCTTGGTGGTGACCACAGTCATTTCCTCCTTGGTTCCTGCTTCAATATTACGACTTTTCATGAAATATAGGAACACTCCCATAGTGAAGGCAAACAACTACCATCTAAGCTGCTTTCTTCTCCTTTCATTGGTTCTATGTTTCCTCTGTTCCTTGGCTTTCATTGGTCCGGCCCAGGCTGAGAAGTGTCTCCTACGACAGTGTGCATTCGGGATTGCTTTTGCACTTTGTGTCTCTTGCATCTTGGCCAAAACTATCACGGTAGTGTTTGCCTTCTGGGCTACAAAACCGGGCAGCCGACTAAGAAAATGGACAAGTCTTAGAGTTTCTCTCTTATTTATCTTCCTATGCTCCTTATTACAGTTTTTCTTGTGTATCATTTGGGTGTCGCTTGCTCCTCCATTTCCCCAGTACATTAGTACACAAGCACAACCCACAATCATCAGCTATGAATGTAATGAAGGGTCACCTATCGCATTTTGGTGCATGTTGGGATATCTTGGCCTCTTGGCATCTATCAGCTTCATTGTAGCTTTTATGGCCAGGAGACTCCCCGACAGCTTCAATGAAGCTAAATTCATCACTTTCAGCATGCTGGCCTTCCTTAGTGTCTGGGTGTCTTTTATTCCAGCCTATCTTAGCGCTCAAGGAAAGTACACTGTAGCTATGGAGATATTTGCCATTCTTTGTTCCAGTTGGGCTCTGGTGATCTGTATGTTCCTTCCTAAATGTTTCATAATCTTGTTTCGACCTAACATGAACTCTCGAGAACACCTTGTGAGGGATCTGAGGGTTCAACCCCATGGGTGACATCAAGAGGAAATATTTTATTGAGGTGTTTTGTAGCATATGATCACAATGATTACACATCACATCCAGTCAAAAGTAGATTTCAACTAAAAAGTCCTCCTAATCCAATCACCTGACACTTCCTCTTCAAAATTTTATGGtgcccatacatcttatacttaAGTCAGCCAAACTTGTTCCTTGTAGGTTAGATCTGCTGACAGTATATCGTCTACAGATGTGTATAAGGTAGGACGATTATGTCGGTGTTGATAGGGGTCTGGTGTTTAGGTTTAAGAGGGATAACCTGCACCAGAGCAGATCATTTAGCCTACAGTTATGGGAAATATATGGCCACCTTATGAAACATACTGGGGGACACTTATCAAGACCAGAGCATTAGTACACTTGTGTAAATAAAGCCCTGCTCCAATGCAGTCTAGTGGATTTACTAAAaggtgcaggtgtagatttctgccatgcaTTACGCCTcttagcaggcataaatcataataaattaaATCCTAATGAATTGCTATGCCCCCCATCAGGCAAAATGGCCGTTTGCCACAGAAATGGCGCTGGTTTTTGCACAATCCTGGTGGTTTGTGCAAAATTTCAGGCATTTACTTGTAGTATGCCAGGAACGCAGATGGTAAATCTGCCCCTTTGACTTAGCCATCTCTATATCTCCAACTGCCTTCAATAGAGAAGACCACATACGTGCATGTTCACTAGTGTTGAGGGAGAGCTTCATTTGTTACTTTGTTACTTATTACTTTTTACTCAATACAAGCATTTTTAAATGCTCTAGTGCTTCACTAGAGTAGCACACCCCACTGAAATCGATGGAGACTTCAGCATTTAACCAGGTTCCCCCTGCTTCCCTATCTGTTTTGAGGGCAGACTAAAGCCTGGCCCCCATCGGTTTACGTAAAGATGcctagcatccccacttaacttCTTGAGGAACAGACTGTTCTCTTCTGTAAAAGGGGAGGTCTACTTAAATTTACCCTTCTGGGCTCACATCTACTCACTTtaccagacaccacacacagtgctCGATGTGCGCAAGGTCAGCCCCTGCAATTTCCGCTCAGCCAGTGATCAGGTGGGGAGTGTAATCTGCAGTAGGCAACCCAGGACAGAGCTTACCCTGTGTTGGGTCTGGTTAAGAATAAAGATGATGTTtgccccacccccttccccaataaaaagCGCACTGCCCTCTACTAAGTCAGGAGAAAGGGGTTCACTTAACCTCCTTCCTTAGTGCAGGTTGTGTACTGTGAGTAGAGGGCATTCTGACCCCCAGGGAGACAAGTGGGTATGCTATGCATCCCCACATAACttcctgggagccagactgtagaACCAGGTTTGTTCGAAAAATTTTCAAAGGTTCTTTTATCTCTAATTGGGGATATTATATGACACAGAAAAGTTTGAGTTTAGTCATACAGTCTGGCTAGAGCATTGCACTTCATCTAACATATGTATTCTCTGTCTGCTCCAGTCATGTTGTTTGGTTGTTTTGTAAAGAGACTGTCCCTACATATAGTGGAATAATTACATTAAAGTCTGTTTTACTATCCCAGTGTTTGGCCTTCTTTGCTCACTAAAAAAACAAGAGTATCCCATATATGATGAGACTGGACACTTTACAGAGTGTCCCCGAAAGAAAACAATACTACTACACCCAATGTGTATCCCCCTTCGTTTCAGATCATAGTATAACCCTTGCAGCCGTCCAATCACCTGGAACATTGCCTGTGATGTCACCACTTCTTGGAGGCGTCCAAttggctgtgtgtgcagaggagagaggaaTCGCAGCAGACATTTAGTAAATGTCAGGGAGAAGGCAGAgaaagagagatatagggacaggaGAGAATAGGAGAGTGCATTTTGGGTGGGTGTTGTGGGTGTTGTGGGTGAagttatcccagtgtgtgggagaAGTGAAACCAGTGTCCAGTGAACCCAGTCTGTCGGTGTTCTGTCCTCCTTATGTGTGAGGGACCTTAAGTCGACAGGCAGCTAAACCCTCCCAGCAATTCATTGACGTCCAAATTCAACCTTTATTGCAAGGATAGGTGAAACTGAGAAACAGAAAAATACTGCACTTATTAAGATGTACAGACACGCCCCAATACATTATCATACATTACTGTGCAAGCAATACAGATACAACCATGTTACATACTATACCAGCCATGTGACAAGCACTGTCTTTATATGGTAACTCCAGATTGTAAAATAAAATcagcacatgtatatataaaaaaaaaaaaacaagatgtaGATATTcaatgctggatgattgtataaaCGTACCAGTGA from Dendropsophus ebraccatus isolate aDenEbr1 chromosome 1, aDenEbr1.pat, whole genome shotgun sequence includes these protein-coding regions:
- the LOC138784947 gene encoding extracellular calcium-sensing receptor-like — protein: LMSVVGLYLAVAVSCCIVALLIMKRTMISTYTYIRILLLLSQCIHVLYTKTSQCNLEITELDGIEQAGDILIGIMITLHVDSVYIPNTFTERPPWTTCTKFGLENYQQLQAAIFAIKEINSHPEFLPNITLGFQAYDPCLTVKQSLAGTLQVLTGQSKAVPNYRCLVDSPLSSVIGHTSSTYSILMAHILGLLRYPQISHWSTSPLLSDRRKFPSFFRTIPSDVFQAKGLAQLVLQFGWTWIGLLAVDNDYGQQGIQLVRQEIIKAGACVAFTETVILSRGDRNAPHIVSVMKESSARVLVVFSKDIDIFPILVEMVRQDVNQRLFVVSETMSTSKFFQGINTKLVLGTIGLAVSSGTIPGFKDFLNNVHPSMPSGGTWAKLLWEKTFNCEFIHQNNITSSLSSPVTPCTGSEDLKDITNSYNNVDHLRVTYNVYIAIKIIAMALKDLRSCQSIEYSLHPTCADISKFEHWKLLRYIKRARLTLSSGQEFYFDKNGDPPAVYDIVNWQLAPDDTIKHVKIGSYDTTRSFDQVFHINTSIIQWPAGEQMVPRSVCSESCPPGFRKATRRGQPVCCFQCVPCPQGEISNQTDALDCLKCPWDQWPNLQKSKCLPRTIEFLSYEDPLGSTLVVTTVISSLVPASILRLFMKYRNTPIVKANNYHLSCFLLLSLVLCFLCSLAFIGPAQAEKCLLRQCAFGIAFALCVSCILAKTITVVFAFWATKPGSRLRKWTSLRVSLLFIFLCSLLQFFLCIIWVSLAPPFPQYISTQAQPTIISYECNEGSPIAFWCMLGYLGLLASISFIVAFMARRLPDSFNEAKFITFSMLAFLSVWVSFIPAYLSAQGKYTVAMEIFAILCSSWALVICMFLPKCFIILFRPNMNSREHLVRDLRVQPHG